The following is a genomic window from Pseudomonadales bacterium.
GCGCGCCAGGTTCGCCTGCACCCAGGGCAGATCCGCCACACGCGAGCCATCGGCGAGCTGCGTATCGATCGCCCATCGCGTAATGGTGTTCAGCAGCACAGCGGTCGGCCCGTAGTTCATCAGGCTCAGCCGTTCGCGGTTCAACTGCCCGGTGATCAGCTTCCAGCCGCCGTTCAGCTCACCGACCAGCTCGCGGCGCGTCACGCGTACGTTGTCGTAATAGGTCGCGTTGGTGCGCACACCCCCGAGCGTATGCACCGGCGTGCAGCTCCAGCCGGGGGAGCTGGTGGAAATCAGGAACATCGAAATGCCCTTGTGGCGCTTCGATGCGTCGGGATCCGTGCGCACCGCGAGCCACACGTATTCACTGATATTCGCAAGACTGGTCCACATCTTCTGCCCGTTGATGAGCCAGCCGTCGCCATCCGGCACCGCTGTGGTCTTCAGTGCTGCGAGATCGGTACCGCAGCCCGGCTCGGAATAACCGATCGCGATGCACAGATCACCGGACAGTATCTTCGGCACGATCTCGGCACGGTGATGGTCGTTGCCGTGTTCGGCCAGCGTCGGGCCGATCGACTCCGAAGTCAGGAATGGGAACGGAAAGCCTGCACGCATCACCTCCTCGACGAAGATGAACTGTTCGAGCGGCGTCATGCCGCGTCCACCCAGCTCCTTCGGCCAACCGGTGCCGATCCAGCCGTCGCGCCCCATCCGGCGCATCGCGGCCTTCCACAGCGGGCCACCGCCT
Proteins encoded in this region:
- a CDS encoding acyl-CoA dehydrogenase family protein, whose translation is MRMEFTPEQEGLRRELRAYFRELITPELAEELEVNPGEGGGPLWKAAMRRMGRDGWIGTGWPKELGGRGMTPLEQFIFVEEVMRAGFPFPFLTSESIGPTLAEHGNDHHRAEIVPKILSGDLCIAIGYSEPGCGTDLAALKTTAVPDGDGWLINGQKMWTSLANISEYVWLAVRTDPDASKRHKGISMFLISTSSPGWSCTPVHTLGGVRTNATYYDNVRVTRRELVGELNGGWKLITGQLNRERLSLMNYGPTAVLLNTITRWAIDTQLADGSRVADLPWVQANLARARAGIEALKLMCYRQAWAMTQGTLQMADASAVKVYGSEFFVELYRLLGEVVGQASLVSRHSEVGAVARARIELLYRTASILTFGGGANEVQRDIISAAGLWMPRAAR